In a genomic window of Flavobacterium lipolyticum:
- a CDS encoding SusD/RagB family nutrient-binding outer membrane lipoprotein codes for MKKHILQLTKYALGLLLMLTVTNCADDELFRETNTNPEGFQTIEPYTQITGIQAGLSGGWFEQWRANLIYGEGFIQHLGGSWSVANYGSFYISNREYQDALWFSNYGGGIVRNLTDVLERTKGKPEYTNLNAVAKTLKVMVYQRLTDLYGDVPYSEAGFGDLQKIFYPKYDSQKDIYTDFFKVLDEAQSQLQSGTDAIKGDLFYEGNVSKWKKMINSLRLRIAMRISKVDPALAKEQIKKAVTNGIFTSNDDNCYMKHDSTLPETVGAFNNGNGLSQALKGSGGVYDHPTITILNILKDDPRKNIWFRVNPKGVYEGINPNDYRWDHKPDSDALSTIQPYLYENSAPYLHLTYSETQLLLAEASFRGLHPGDTKDYYKKGIEAGIRQWVIFKDASIINNNAITSFLATKSLTPGKELEEIATQQWLTLFLNGMEAYSNYRRTNFPVMIKITRADSETRGIMPTRIPYPVEESTNNRENFLAASAKYNNNSWLAKVWWDVD; via the coding sequence ATGAAAAAACATATATTACAACTAACAAAATATGCGCTAGGCTTGCTTCTAATGCTTACCGTAACTAACTGTGCTGACGATGAACTTTTCAGAGAAACAAACACCAACCCTGAAGGCTTTCAAACCATTGAACCTTACACTCAGATAACCGGAATACAAGCCGGTTTATCCGGTGGCTGGTTTGAGCAATGGAGAGCCAACCTTATATATGGAGAAGGTTTTATTCAACATCTTGGCGGATCATGGAGCGTCGCCAACTATGGCTCTTTTTATATTTCTAACAGAGAATATCAAGACGCTCTTTGGTTTTCAAACTATGGAGGCGGAATCGTGCGAAACTTAACAGATGTTCTGGAAAGAACAAAAGGAAAACCAGAATACACCAACTTAAATGCTGTTGCAAAAACACTGAAAGTTATGGTATATCAACGCTTAACCGATTTGTATGGAGATGTTCCCTATTCTGAAGCAGGCTTTGGCGATTTGCAGAAAATTTTCTATCCGAAATACGACAGTCAGAAAGACATTTATACCGATTTTTTTAAAGTACTAGACGAAGCACAAAGTCAATTACAATCTGGAACTGATGCAATAAAAGGAGATCTCTTTTACGAAGGCAATGTCTCGAAGTGGAAAAAAATGATCAATTCCTTACGATTACGCATTGCTATGAGAATTTCAAAAGTAGACCCGGCATTAGCGAAAGAACAAATCAAAAAAGCGGTTACCAATGGCATCTTTACAAGCAACGACGACAACTGCTACATGAAACACGACTCCACCCTTCCGGAAACAGTTGGTGCTTTTAACAATGGAAACGGACTTTCTCAAGCCTTAAAGGGTTCCGGAGGCGTATACGATCATCCTACCATCACAATATTAAATATCCTAAAAGATGATCCAAGAAAAAACATATGGTTCAGAGTAAATCCGAAAGGCGTTTACGAAGGCATTAATCCGAATGATTACAGATGGGACCACAAACCTGATAGTGACGCTTTATCAACCATTCAACCTTATTTATACGAAAACAGTGCCCCATATCTGCATCTTACTTATTCAGAAACACAATTACTTCTGGCAGAAGCTTCTTTCAGAGGACTCCACCCGGGCGACACAAAAGATTATTACAAAAAAGGAATCGAAGCCGGTATCAGACAATGGGTTATTTTTAAAGACGCCAGCATTATCAACAACAATGCTATTACTTCTTTTCTTGCTACTAAAAGTCTTACCCCTGGAAAAGAATTGGAAGAAATTGCCACACAACAATGGCTCACTTTATTCTTAAACGGAATGGAAGCTTATAGCAATTACAGAAGAACAAACTTCCCCGTGATGATAAAAATTACTCGTGCAGACTCTGAAACCCGAGGTATTATGCCTACAAGAATACCCTATCCGGTGGAAGAATCGACCAACAACCGAGAAAACTTTTTGGCCGCCAGTGCCAAATACAACAACAACAGCTGGCTGGCTAAAGTTTGGTGGGATGTAGATTAA
- a CDS encoding SusC/RagA family TonB-linked outer membrane protein, with protein sequence MKAKLISLVFIGGVIFSVNAKETAIKTHLFEQKSSQIEISGQVIGQDDGMPIAGATIYAKSNSKTATITDETGKFKLNVPENETHIIISYMGYGTLEYKLDKVTDVVISLKPAENVLEQVLVTALGVKKSNKAVAYAVTELKGTEFTKAKETNITNALVGKIAGVNVSSSATGANGSTRVIIRGNGSLNGNNQPMYVVNDLPIDNTQLNLPGTGNGAGSPRMNVDRGDGTSVINPDDIKSITVLKGGTAAALYGANAANGVILIQTKRGGAQKGIGVELNSSYTFETPAVIPDWQYEYGAGDAGQKPLTKEKAIEFGRWSWGAKIDGTDVIQFDGVKRPYVAQKNNIKNFYETGTTFINSIALSGGNEKASGRLSFSNTDNQSIVPNSDFNRKSVNIASNVNLTNWLKFDVVAQYNIEKSNNRITVSDAEANPNWATYLLANTVDIRNLSPGYDENGKEIAWNPVPVATNPYFTINKIKNRDTKNRFLGMLNVKLNFTPELFLQGRIGQDYTDYDYFGYIPKTSLNNPIGYAQGSRVKLSNLNSEAILNYTKKNLYKDFSLNALLGVNSRTTLRDEVSLEGSNFVLDDFFAPTNFTTLSYTYPYGKTKTNSVYASADLDYKNVIFLNVTGRQDWFSTLSKENNKVFYPSIGTSIILSDIVKMPEWISFTKLRSSWAQVGGATPDPYALNRSYSMVQGGHKNQHVQVPTGTRVPNPTLSPLTSTTFEIGTDMGFFNNRLNVDFAWYNRATTNDIVQTTISNASGANTALLNIGKMRNKGVELLISSKIINNSNFSWDASINGAYNKNTVEALTDQLNSITMAISVNDYALITSDVGRPYSTIKGYKPLKDANGNTVYNVSGNTATVARGPLQELGQGVHPWTAGLNNEFKYKNISLSFLIDGKFGGSLYSGTDLYGTRMGLTKLTLEGRENGLPIKGVDTKGNPVDMVIAPKDLRNYYDGLKNISSEFVYDASFIKLRQVIIGYQFPIEKISSLSKLQSISISFIARNLFILYKKTPNVDPESVFSAGNAQGIEQFGVPRTRSFGLNLNVKF encoded by the coding sequence ATGAAAGCAAAGCTAATTTCATTAGTATTTATTGGGGGAGTAATCTTCTCAGTAAATGCAAAAGAGACTGCAATTAAAACGCACCTCTTTGAACAAAAAAGCAGTCAGATTGAAATTTCGGGCCAGGTCATTGGTCAGGACGATGGAATGCCAATTGCCGGAGCTACTATTTATGCTAAAAGCAATTCGAAAACAGCTACTATAACCGATGAAACAGGAAAATTTAAACTAAATGTTCCGGAAAATGAAACTCACATCATCATTTCTTACATGGGCTATGGAACTTTAGAGTATAAACTAGATAAGGTCACAGATGTAGTAATAAGTTTAAAACCTGCCGAAAATGTACTGGAGCAGGTATTAGTAACCGCATTAGGGGTTAAAAAAAGTAACAAAGCAGTTGCCTATGCTGTTACCGAATTAAAAGGAACTGAATTCACCAAGGCAAAAGAAACCAATATCACAAACGCTTTAGTAGGTAAAATTGCCGGGGTAAACGTAAGCAGCTCTGCAACAGGCGCAAACGGATCAACCAGGGTGATCATTCGTGGAAATGGTTCCCTAAACGGAAACAACCAGCCCATGTATGTGGTAAACGACTTACCAATTGACAATACACAACTCAATCTGCCTGGAACCGGAAACGGAGCAGGCTCACCAAGAATGAACGTCGATAGAGGTGACGGTACCTCAGTTATCAATCCCGATGACATTAAAAGCATCACGGTATTAAAAGGAGGAACTGCAGCTGCTCTTTATGGAGCAAATGCTGCCAATGGTGTAATTCTTATTCAAACCAAAAGAGGAGGCGCACAAAAGGGTATCGGTGTAGAACTCAATTCCTCTTATACTTTTGAAACCCCGGCTGTGATCCCGGACTGGCAGTACGAGTACGGAGCCGGAGATGCAGGACAAAAACCATTAACGAAAGAAAAAGCTATAGAATTTGGTCGCTGGTCGTGGGGAGCAAAAATAGACGGAACTGATGTTATTCAATTTGACGGAGTAAAAAGACCTTATGTTGCTCAAAAAAACAACATCAAAAACTTCTACGAAACCGGAACAACATTTATCAATTCGATCGCACTTTCAGGAGGAAACGAAAAAGCCTCAGGACGTCTTTCCTTCTCTAATACAGACAACCAGTCTATTGTACCAAATTCTGATTTCAACCGTAAAAGTGTCAACATTGCCAGCAATGTAAACTTAACCAATTGGTTAAAATTTGATGTAGTCGCACAATACAATATAGAGAAATCAAACAACAGAATTACGGTTTCCGATGCAGAAGCCAACCCGAACTGGGCCACCTATCTGCTTGCTAACACTGTAGACATTAGAAATCTTTCACCTGGTTATGACGAAAACGGTAAAGAAATAGCATGGAATCCTGTTCCGGTTGCAACAAACCCTTACTTCACCATCAATAAAATCAAAAACAGGGACACTAAAAATCGTTTCCTTGGAATGTTAAACGTAAAATTAAACTTTACACCCGAACTATTTCTTCAGGGAAGAATTGGACAGGATTACACAGATTACGATTACTTTGGATACATTCCAAAGACAAGCTTAAACAATCCAATTGGATACGCACAAGGTTCCCGCGTAAAGCTGTCAAACCTGAACTCAGAAGCTATACTAAACTATACCAAAAAGAACTTGTATAAAGATTTTTCTCTGAATGCATTACTTGGAGTAAACTCCCGTACAACCTTACGCGATGAAGTAAGCCTTGAGGGCTCAAATTTTGTCCTTGATGATTTTTTCGCTCCAACCAATTTTACTACTTTATCGTATACTTATCCTTATGGAAAAACAAAAACAAACTCTGTTTATGCTTCCGCAGATCTGGATTACAAAAATGTAATTTTCCTAAACGTTACAGGACGTCAGGATTGGTTTTCAACCCTATCTAAAGAAAACAATAAAGTGTTCTACCCCTCCATAGGAACAAGTATCATTCTTTCTGATATTGTAAAAATGCCGGAGTGGATTTCATTTACAAAACTGAGATCTTCATGGGCCCAGGTTGGAGGTGCTACACCAGATCCATACGCCCTAAATCGATCGTATTCAATGGTTCAGGGAGGACACAAAAACCAACATGTACAAGTCCCTACAGGAACAAGAGTACCAAATCCTACATTAAGCCCCTTAACTTCAACAACCTTTGAAATTGGAACCGATATGGGCTTCTTTAACAATCGTTTGAATGTTGACTTTGCCTGGTACAACCGTGCTACCACAAATGACATTGTGCAAACGACCATTTCAAATGCATCAGGTGCAAATACGGCTTTGCTAAACATTGGAAAAATGAGAAATAAAGGAGTCGAATTATTAATTAGCAGTAAAATCATAAACAATAGTAATTTCTCCTGGGACGCAAGTATCAACGGAGCCTATAACAAAAATACCGTTGAAGCACTTACAGATCAATTAAACTCGATTACGATGGCAATTTCTGTAAACGATTATGCCCTTATTACGAGTGACGTAGGACGCCCTTACAGCACTATTAAAGGGTATAAACCGCTTAAAGATGCAAACGGAAATACTGTTTACAATGTAAGTGGCAATACCGCAACCGTAGCAAGAGGTCCGCTTCAGGAGCTGGGACAGGGTGTTCATCCTTGGACAGCAGGACTTAATAATGAATTTAAATACAAAAACATATCTTTAAGCTTCCTGATCGACGGTAAATTTGGTGGTAGTTTATACTCCGGAACTGATTTATATGGAACCCGTATGGGATTAACCAAATTAACACTTGAAGGTCGTGAAAACGGCTTACCAATTAAGGGTGTTGATACTAAAGGAAATCCGGTAGATATGGTAATTGCTCCTAAAGAC